In one Pseudarthrobacter sp. NBSH8 genomic region, the following are encoded:
- a CDS encoding FadR/GntR family transcriptional regulator yields the protein MRTHQLVLTWIEQQLSDGQLSVGGRLPAERALAEQLAVSRTSVREAIRILEAMGVVRAGVGSGPEAGTVVISDPTAALGSALRLHVATQRLPVSDIVETRILLETWAAARAKPDAPELELAATLLGEMDAVERVARTADDFLALDIRFHLALADAAGNAVVSAMMGSLRESIQGYTARFTANLPDWDATASRLQAEHRDILAAIRNDDGARAATLVAAHIEGYYREGGFGPAAEE from the coding sequence ATGCGTACGCACCAACTTGTCCTGACGTGGATCGAACAGCAGCTCTCCGACGGGCAGCTGAGCGTGGGCGGACGCCTGCCTGCGGAGCGGGCACTCGCCGAGCAGCTGGCCGTGTCAAGAACCTCGGTACGAGAGGCCATCCGGATACTGGAAGCCATGGGGGTGGTCCGCGCCGGGGTTGGCTCCGGCCCGGAAGCAGGGACTGTGGTGATTTCGGATCCGACGGCAGCGCTCGGCTCGGCGCTTCGGCTTCACGTTGCCACCCAGCGTCTGCCCGTGTCCGACATCGTGGAAACGCGCATCCTGCTGGAGACCTGGGCGGCTGCCCGGGCAAAGCCCGATGCTCCGGAGCTCGAACTGGCCGCCACGCTCCTGGGCGAGATGGACGCCGTCGAACGTGTTGCCCGGACGGCGGATGACTTCCTGGCGCTGGATATCCGGTTCCATCTGGCCCTCGCGGACGCCGCCGGCAATGCCGTGGTCAGCGCGATGATGGGCTCGCTGCGCGAATCCATCCAGGGGTACACCGCCCGGTTTACGGCCAATCTCCCGGACTGGGATGCCACGGCGTCGCGCCTGCAGGCGGAGCACCGTGACATTCTGGCCGCCATCAGGAACGACGACGGCGCGCGCGCGGCCACGCTGGTGGCTGCCCACATCGAGGGCTACTACCGCGAGGGCGGGTTTGGGCCCGCGGCGGAGGAATAG
- a CDS encoding glutaredoxin family protein, whose amino-acid sequence MAKPEVVLITKADCHLCAAARDAVGRVTALLGLGWTEQQVDELPELREQYAEEIPVVLVDGIQRDFWKIDEARLERVLQRAMAQ is encoded by the coding sequence ATGGCAAAACCCGAGGTAGTCCTCATCACCAAAGCAGACTGTCACCTGTGCGCAGCCGCGCGCGACGCCGTCGGACGCGTTACTGCGTTGCTGGGACTCGGGTGGACGGAACAGCAGGTGGACGAACTGCCGGAACTGCGTGAGCAGTATGCGGAGGAAATTCCCGTGGTTTTGGTGGATGGAATCCAGCGCGATTTCTGGAAGATCGACGAAGCCCGGCTGGAGCGCGTCCTTCAACGCGCCATGGCCCAATAG
- a CDS encoding alpha-hydroxy acid oxidase, with protein sequence MTHTIQPNNPEVTPAPDATDVPAFTASAPKPAAAAVPAALKRRIPKYSDLAPLMQFKKPEFSKEARLKRASTIWDLRDMAKRRTPQAPFDYTDGAAEGEITLRRAREAFLDIEFRPGILRNVSSIDLSTDILDKPSRLPVGIAPTGFTRMMQSEGEYAGSQAAEAAGIPYTLSTMGTASIEDVAAAAPNGRNWFQLYLWTDRDRSLELIERAAKAGNDTLMVTVDTAVAGARLRDVRNGMTIPPALTVKTVLDASYRPAWWFNFLTHEPLTFASLSRYTGTVADLINSMFDPTLTFEDLDWLRETWKGKLVVKGIQTVDDARKVVAHGADGVVLSNHGGRQLDRAPIPFHLLPGVKEAFTKDNSDAAIMLDTGIMSGADIIAALALGADFTLIGRAYLYGLMAGGRAGVDRTLQILEKDMARTMALLGVSKISELTPDHVRLLTK encoded by the coding sequence ATGACCCACACCATCCAGCCGAACAATCCCGAGGTCACGCCAGCCCCGGATGCCACGGACGTCCCGGCGTTCACCGCCAGCGCGCCGAAGCCGGCCGCCGCCGCAGTCCCGGCCGCGCTTAAGCGCCGGATCCCCAAGTATTCGGACCTGGCCCCGCTGATGCAGTTCAAGAAGCCCGAATTCAGTAAGGAAGCCCGGCTGAAGCGGGCCAGCACCATCTGGGACCTTCGCGACATGGCCAAGCGCCGCACGCCGCAGGCCCCGTTCGACTACACCGACGGCGCCGCCGAAGGCGAGATCACCCTGCGCCGCGCCCGCGAGGCCTTCCTGGACATCGAGTTCCGGCCCGGCATCCTGCGCAACGTCTCCAGCATCGACCTCAGCACCGACATCCTGGACAAGCCTTCCCGGCTCCCCGTGGGCATCGCCCCCACCGGCTTCACGCGCATGATGCAGTCCGAGGGTGAGTACGCCGGATCGCAGGCTGCGGAAGCCGCCGGCATTCCATACACCCTCTCCACCATGGGCACTGCCTCCATCGAGGACGTTGCAGCCGCCGCCCCGAACGGCCGCAACTGGTTCCAGTTGTACCTGTGGACGGACCGCGACCGGTCGCTGGAGCTGATCGAGCGCGCGGCCAAGGCCGGCAACGACACCCTGATGGTCACAGTGGACACCGCCGTCGCCGGCGCCCGCCTCCGCGACGTCCGCAACGGCATGACCATCCCGCCGGCACTGACCGTCAAGACCGTCCTCGATGCGTCCTACCGCCCGGCCTGGTGGTTCAACTTCCTCACGCACGAGCCGCTGACCTTCGCCTCGCTGTCCCGCTACACCGGAACCGTGGCCGACCTCATCAACTCGATGTTCGACCCCACGCTGACGTTCGAGGACCTGGACTGGCTGCGTGAAACCTGGAAGGGCAAGCTCGTGGTCAAGGGCATCCAGACCGTGGACGACGCCCGCAAGGTGGTAGCCCATGGCGCCGACGGGGTGGTGCTCTCCAACCACGGCGGCCGCCAACTGGACCGCGCACCCATCCCGTTCCATCTGCTGCCGGGCGTCAAGGAAGCCTTCACCAAGGACAACTCGGACGCGGCCATCATGCTGGACACGGGCATCATGAGCGGCGCGGACATCATCGCGGCCCTGGCCCTGGGCGCCGACTTCACGCTGATCGGCCGCGCCTACCTGTATGGCCTCATGGCCGGCGGCCGGGCGGGCGTGGACCGCACCCTGCAGATCCTCGAGAAGGACATGGCCCGCACCATGGCGCTGCTCGGTGTCAGCAAAATCTCCGAGCTGACCCCGGACCACGTTCGCCTGCTCACCAAGTAG
- a CDS encoding helix-turn-helix transcriptional regulator, producing MVTDDVFAVIAEATRRDILVSLRAGDKAVGELVEELSASQPTISKHLKVLREAQLVSMRAQGQKRYYALNPKPLEGIVSWLETFDVGPAAAVAKSPRAAAEAGTGQTVATALPDNAAIAAVLERPGAELSPAVVIPGGTVAPLSDDTVPQQIGRTVGRAATKAADLLANLPNLPKFGRKK from the coding sequence ATGGTGACAGACGACGTATTTGCCGTCATTGCGGAAGCAACCCGGCGTGACATTTTGGTTTCCCTGCGCGCCGGGGACAAGGCAGTGGGCGAGCTGGTGGAAGAACTGTCCGCGAGCCAGCCCACCATTTCCAAGCACCTGAAAGTCCTCCGCGAGGCCCAGCTGGTCAGCATGCGGGCGCAGGGCCAGAAGCGCTATTACGCGCTGAACCCCAAGCCGCTTGAGGGGATCGTCAGCTGGCTGGAGACGTTCGACGTCGGCCCGGCGGCCGCCGTCGCCAAGTCACCCCGTGCTGCGGCGGAAGCCGGCACCGGGCAAACCGTGGCTACTGCACTGCCGGATAACGCCGCCATCGCCGCCGTCCTGGAGCGTCCGGGCGCCGAGTTGAGCCCCGCCGTCGTGATTCCGGGCGGCACCGTTGCCCCGCTCAGCGACGACACGGTGCCGCAGCAGATCGGCCGCACTGTGGGCCGTGCCGCCACAAAGGCCGCGGACCTGCTGGCCAACCTCCCGAACCTCCCCAAGTTCGGCCGCAAAAAGTAA
- a CDS encoding LacI family DNA-binding transcriptional regulator produces the protein MARKSATGRIGIADVAVKAGVSHATVSRVMNGNFTVDPDIAARVRAAAVELKYQPNPVGRSLALGKTDTIGIVVPDLANPTFQAILRGLSRAAAEDGYRVLIADSFEVSSEEAILAGEARRRCDGLVLCAPRMSDAELEEIAPSLHPLVLINRRTAAAGIPSLVVDYGQGVQDLAEYLVGLGHTRLAFLAGPAGSASNGLRLEGLEAFKTRHPQVDVTMLDGGSDFDTGHGAVDSVLASGATGILAFNDLVAMGLMSGLHERGVDVPGDISVTGFDDIPFARYTTPTLTTAAVPIAELGGQAWRELRALIRKEDHDAPGGRYQPRLEIRASSGPAKARRTAAHG, from the coding sequence ATGGCCAGGAAATCGGCAACCGGAAGGATCGGCATTGCAGATGTTGCTGTGAAGGCAGGGGTATCACACGCCACTGTTTCCCGCGTCATGAACGGCAACTTCACCGTGGACCCGGACATCGCGGCACGGGTACGGGCGGCCGCCGTCGAGCTCAAATACCAGCCCAATCCCGTGGGGCGAAGCCTCGCGCTGGGAAAGACGGACACCATCGGCATTGTGGTGCCGGACCTCGCCAACCCCACCTTCCAGGCGATCCTGCGCGGATTGAGCCGGGCTGCGGCGGAGGATGGCTACCGCGTCCTGATTGCCGATTCCTTCGAGGTCTCCAGCGAGGAAGCCATCCTGGCCGGCGAGGCCCGCCGGCGCTGCGACGGTCTGGTGCTCTGCGCCCCGCGCATGAGCGACGCCGAGCTCGAGGAAATCGCACCATCGCTGCACCCGCTGGTCCTGATCAACCGGAGGACGGCGGCTGCCGGAATTCCGAGCCTCGTGGTGGACTACGGGCAGGGAGTCCAGGACCTGGCCGAGTACCTGGTGGGCCTCGGCCATACGCGTCTGGCCTTCCTGGCCGGCCCGGCAGGCAGCGCCTCCAATGGCCTCCGGCTCGAGGGCCTCGAAGCGTTCAAGACCAGGCACCCGCAGGTGGATGTCACCATGCTCGACGGCGGCTCGGACTTCGATACCGGCCACGGGGCAGTGGACTCGGTCCTTGCCAGCGGCGCCACGGGTATCCTGGCCTTCAACGACCTCGTGGCCATGGGCCTGATGAGCGGCCTGCACGAACGCGGCGTGGACGTTCCGGGCGACATCTCCGTCACCGGCTTCGACGACATCCCGTTCGCCCGCTACACCACGCCCACCCTGACCACTGCGGCAGTCCCCATTGCCGAGCTCGGCGGCCAGGCCTGGCGTGAATTGCGGGCACTCATCCGCAAGGAAGACCACGACGCCCCGGGCGGCCGGTACCAGCCGCGCCTGGAAATCCGGGCCAGCAGTGGCCCGGCCAAGGCGCGCCGTACTGCAGCCCACGGCTGA
- a CDS encoding TrkH family potassium uptake protein encodes MTQRQSRPRNPASWHPAAPGREGLWIFTRIRDFVDDIANTSPARLALSAFGTVCLVFTFLLSLPISSATGLATPIHQALFTAVSAVCVTGLTVVSTAVHWSFFGQLVILIGIFVGGLGTLTLASLLALMVSKKLGVRGKLIAQEAMNNAGRLGEVGTLLRIVITTSVVIEGVLALALVPRFLTLGEPFWQSVWHGVFYAISSFNNAGFTPHSDGIVPYETDLWILIPLMLGVFLGSLGFPVVMVLQQNGLNWKKWNLHTKLTIQVSFILLAAGAVLWGLMEWDNVRTIARMDLGDKITHSLFASVMTRSGGFNLVEQNHMESTTMLLTDALMFAGGGSASTAGGIKVTTIAVMFLAIVAEARGDADVKVYGRTIPQGTMRVAISVIVAGATLVSVSALILLHISNAPLDRVLFETISAFATCGLSTNLSAELPPSGVYVLTALMFAGRVGTVTLAAGLALRQRSQLFHYPEERPIIG; translated from the coding sequence ATGACGCAACGCCAGTCGAGGCCCCGGAACCCGGCCAGCTGGCACCCGGCCGCACCGGGGCGCGAAGGCCTATGGATCTTCACCCGCATACGCGACTTCGTTGACGATATTGCCAACACGTCGCCCGCACGGCTTGCCTTGAGCGCCTTCGGGACGGTCTGCCTGGTCTTCACTTTCCTCCTGTCGCTGCCCATCTCCTCCGCCACCGGTCTGGCCACTCCGATCCACCAGGCACTGTTCACGGCGGTGTCCGCCGTCTGCGTGACCGGCCTGACGGTTGTTTCGACGGCGGTGCACTGGTCATTTTTCGGCCAGCTGGTCATCCTGATCGGCATCTTTGTCGGCGGACTGGGAACGCTGACGCTCGCCTCCCTGCTGGCCCTCATGGTGAGCAAGAAGCTTGGCGTCCGCGGCAAACTCATTGCGCAGGAGGCCATGAACAACGCCGGCCGGCTCGGTGAAGTGGGTACGCTGCTGCGAATCGTCATCACCACGTCCGTGGTGATCGAAGGTGTCCTGGCGCTTGCCCTGGTCCCCCGGTTCCTGACCCTCGGCGAGCCGTTCTGGCAGTCCGTGTGGCACGGCGTCTTTTACGCCATTTCTTCGTTCAACAACGCCGGCTTCACCCCGCATTCAGACGGCATCGTGCCGTATGAGACCGATCTCTGGATCCTCATCCCGCTGATGCTCGGCGTGTTCCTCGGCAGCCTGGGTTTTCCCGTTGTTATGGTCCTGCAGCAGAACGGGCTCAACTGGAAGAAATGGAACCTGCACACCAAGCTGACCATCCAGGTGTCCTTCATCCTGCTGGCCGCCGGCGCGGTGCTTTGGGGGCTGATGGAGTGGGACAACGTGCGGACCATTGCCCGCATGGACCTCGGGGACAAGATCACGCACTCGCTTTTTGCGTCCGTCATGACCAGGTCTGGTGGGTTCAACCTGGTGGAGCAGAACCATATGGAGTCCACCACCATGCTCCTGACGGACGCGCTCATGTTCGCCGGCGGCGGCTCGGCCTCCACAGCGGGCGGCATCAAGGTCACCACAATCGCCGTGATGTTCCTGGCCATCGTGGCCGAGGCCCGCGGCGACGCGGACGTCAAGGTTTACGGCCGGACCATCCCGCAGGGCACCATGCGGGTGGCCATCTCAGTGATCGTCGCCGGCGCAACCTTGGTTTCGGTTTCCGCCCTCATTCTCCTGCACATCAGCAACGCGCCCTTGGACCGGGTCCTGTTCGAGACGATCTCAGCCTTCGCAACCTGCGGCCTCAGCACGAACCTGAGTGCAGAGCTGCCACCGTCGGGCGTTTATGTCCTCACCGCCCTGATGTTCGCGGGCCGCGTCGGCACCGTCACCCTTGCCGCTGGGCTGGCACTGCGCCAACGCAGCCAGCTGTTCCACTACCCGGAAGAGAGGCCCATCATTGGCTAA
- a CDS encoding helix-turn-helix domain-containing protein translates to MSAEQNFSNAKFLTVAEVAEVMRVSKMTVYRLVHSGEMPAVRFGRSYRVPENAVEQYLKGAVVDGHTETA, encoded by the coding sequence ATGTCCGCAGAACAGAACTTCTCGAACGCGAAGTTCCTGACCGTCGCCGAAGTGGCCGAGGTCATGCGCGTCTCCAAGATGACCGTTTACCGGTTGGTCCATTCAGGCGAAATGCCCGCGGTGCGTTTCGGCCGGTCGTACCGGGTGCCGGAAAACGCCGTCGAGCAGTACCTTAAGGGTGCTGTGGTGGACGGACACACCGAAACCGCCTGA
- a CDS encoding acetylxylan esterase, with protein sequence MPLFDLPLDQLRGYTSKVTPPADLQDFWDATLDEARTFPLNATFELVENHLAVIDTFDVTFNGYGGSPIKGWLHLPANRSAGTPLPVVVQYIGYSGGRGLVNQDTKWAQAGYAHFIMDTRGQGYGGILGETADPHPSAGEVAYAGLMTRGAGSREDYYYRRVYVDAFRAVEAAQSHPEVDSSRVVLAGVSQGGGIAVAVAGLVAGRLDGVIAALPDVPFLQDFPRSIDIAARGPYPEIAAFLGRHRDRYEPMLAVLNYFDGVNLARAATVPALYSVAQMDDVCPPSTVFASFNAYASDSAALSSAQKQIEVYRFNNHEGGQEHHWIRQLQYLRRLLG encoded by the coding sequence ATGCCCCTCTTCGACCTTCCCCTTGACCAGCTCCGCGGCTACACCTCGAAGGTCACTCCGCCCGCGGACCTGCAGGACTTCTGGGACGCCACGCTCGACGAGGCCCGGACGTTCCCGCTCAACGCAACATTCGAGCTGGTGGAGAACCATTTGGCGGTCATCGACACGTTCGACGTCACGTTCAATGGCTACGGCGGCTCGCCGATCAAGGGCTGGCTGCACCTCCCGGCGAACCGTAGCGCCGGAACTCCGCTGCCCGTCGTTGTGCAGTACATCGGCTACTCGGGCGGCCGCGGCCTGGTCAATCAGGACACCAAATGGGCGCAGGCCGGCTATGCGCATTTCATCATGGACACCCGAGGCCAGGGCTACGGCGGCATCCTCGGCGAGACGGCGGATCCGCACCCGTCAGCAGGCGAAGTGGCCTACGCGGGCCTCATGACCAGGGGTGCAGGCAGCCGCGAGGACTACTACTACCGCCGCGTGTACGTGGACGCGTTCCGTGCGGTGGAAGCGGCGCAGTCCCACCCGGAGGTGGATTCGTCGCGCGTGGTCCTGGCCGGCGTCAGCCAGGGCGGCGGCATCGCGGTGGCGGTTGCCGGGCTGGTGGCGGGAAGGCTCGACGGCGTCATCGCCGCGCTGCCCGACGTCCCCTTTTTGCAGGACTTTCCCAGGTCCATCGATATCGCGGCCCGCGGCCCCTATCCGGAAATTGCGGCTTTCCTGGGCAGACACCGGGACCGGTATGAGCCGATGCTCGCGGTCCTGAACTATTTTGACGGCGTTAACCTGGCCAGGGCAGCTACCGTGCCTGCCCTGTACTCGGTGGCGCAGATGGACGATGTGTGCCCGCCGTCCACGGTGTTCGCCAGCTTCAATGCCTACGCCAGCGACTCCGCGGCACTATCCTCGGCGCAAAAGCAGATCGAGGTCTACCGGTTCAACAACCACGAGGGCGGCCAGGAGCACCACTGGATCAGGCAGCTGCAGTACCTCCGCAGGCTCCTGGGCTGA
- a CDS encoding 3-deoxy-7-phosphoheptulonate synthase: MSTATATPAKSTSNLRVSEFTPLPTPQELIAELPMDARVTDVVERGRDEVRAIMDGVDDRLLVIVGPCSIHDPKAGLEYARRLVSQAEKHRDDLLIVMRTYFEKPRTTVGWKGLINDPRLDGSHDMVTGLRTAREFLQQVTALGLPTATEFLEPISPQYMADLISWGAIGARTTESQIHRQLASGLSMPIGFKNGTDGDLQVALDACGAAAAAQAFLGIDGDGRAALVATAGNPDTHVILRGGRKGPNYSAADVESASAKLAGKGLNPRLIVDASHANSGKSHHRQAEVALEIGAQLEDGGQAAQAIAGVMLESFLVGGAQNLDVTEHAAGRAELVYGQSVTDACMDWDVSVSVLDQLAASARKRRTA, from the coding sequence ATGAGCACCGCGACAGCCACTCCCGCAAAATCCACGTCCAATCTGCGTGTCAGCGAATTCACGCCGCTGCCCACGCCCCAGGAGCTCATCGCCGAGCTGCCCATGGACGCCCGGGTGACGGACGTCGTCGAGCGTGGCCGCGACGAAGTCCGGGCCATCATGGACGGTGTGGACGACAGGCTGCTGGTCATCGTAGGCCCCTGCTCCATCCACGACCCCAAGGCTGGACTGGAATACGCCCGCCGGCTGGTCAGTCAGGCAGAAAAGCACCGTGACGACCTCCTGATCGTGATGCGCACCTACTTCGAGAAGCCCCGCACAACGGTGGGCTGGAAGGGCCTGATCAACGATCCGCGCCTGGACGGCAGCCACGACATGGTCACGGGGCTCCGGACCGCCAGGGAGTTCCTGCAGCAGGTCACCGCGCTGGGACTGCCCACCGCCACCGAATTCCTGGAGCCGATCAGCCCCCAGTACATGGCGGACCTGATCTCCTGGGGAGCCATCGGGGCCCGCACCACCGAAAGCCAGATCCACCGCCAGCTGGCCTCCGGGCTCTCCATGCCCATCGGATTCAAGAACGGGACCGACGGCGACCTCCAGGTCGCGCTCGACGCGTGCGGCGCCGCCGCTGCCGCCCAGGCATTCCTGGGGATCGATGGTGACGGCCGGGCCGCGCTGGTGGCCACCGCCGGGAACCCGGACACCCACGTCATCCTCCGCGGCGGACGTAAGGGACCCAACTACTCAGCGGCCGACGTCGAAAGCGCCTCCGCCAAGCTCGCCGGGAAGGGGCTCAACCCCCGGCTGATCGTGGACGCCAGCCACGCCAACAGCGGCAAGAGCCACCACCGGCAGGCGGAAGTGGCATTGGAAATCGGTGCGCAGCTGGAGGACGGCGGCCAGGCGGCACAGGCCATCGCGGGCGTCATGCTGGAGAGCTTCCTGGTGGGCGGTGCCCAGAACCTGGATGTCACCGAGCACGCTGCGGGCCGGGCGGAGCTGGTCTACGGCCAGAGCGTCACGGACGCGTGCATGGATTGGGACGTATCCGTTTCGGTCCTCGATCAGCTCGCGGCGTCCGCCCGGAAGCGGCGGACCGCTTAA
- a CDS encoding acetoin utilization protein AcuC, whose protein sequence is MTFLPGLSQPAPPTMVVWNSAMTAYNFGPGHPMAPARLDLTARLASSLGLLDFAHVSVEAPEVASDAELETVHSPEFVAAVRRVSDDPTSPDEARGLGTDDDPVFAGMHDAAARLAGGSLAAASAILDGSALHAVNFGGGMHHAARDRASGFCIYNDSALAVRRLLDGGIRRVAYIDVDAHHGDGTESIFWDDPRVLTISLHESGLTLFPGTGYANEIGGPGAEGSAVNVALPSGTGDAGWLRAFHAVVPQLVGAFQPEVIVSQHGCDSHRLDPLAHLNISVDGQREVATAVGNLAARHCEGRWIATGGGGYSVTDVVPRSWSHLIAIAAGRPVPLRTPVPEDWRAYVADKFGRDAPGLMGDDVDLWWRSWEVGFDPNDAVDRTVMATRKAVFPLHGLDPWFD, encoded by the coding sequence ATGACATTCCTGCCCGGTCTCAGCCAGCCCGCGCCGCCGACAATGGTGGTGTGGAATTCCGCCATGACGGCCTACAATTTCGGCCCGGGCCACCCGATGGCTCCCGCGCGGCTGGACCTGACGGCGAGGCTTGCAAGCAGCCTCGGCCTGCTGGACTTTGCACATGTGTCCGTGGAGGCCCCGGAGGTTGCGTCCGATGCCGAACTGGAAACCGTACACTCGCCTGAGTTTGTGGCTGCTGTCCGCCGGGTCAGTGACGACCCGACCTCGCCGGATGAAGCCCGCGGACTGGGCACCGACGACGATCCAGTCTTCGCCGGTATGCACGACGCCGCTGCAAGGCTTGCCGGTGGATCGCTGGCCGCTGCGTCCGCCATCCTGGACGGGTCCGCGCTCCACGCCGTGAACTTCGGCGGAGGTATGCACCACGCTGCCCGTGACCGCGCCAGCGGCTTCTGCATCTACAACGACTCCGCCCTTGCCGTCCGGAGACTGCTCGACGGCGGCATCCGCCGCGTGGCGTACATCGACGTCGATGCGCACCACGGCGACGGGACGGAAAGCATCTTCTGGGACGACCCCCGGGTCTTGACCATTTCCCTGCATGAGAGCGGACTCACACTTTTCCCCGGGACCGGCTACGCCAACGAAATCGGCGGTCCCGGGGCTGAAGGCAGCGCCGTCAACGTCGCCCTGCCGTCCGGCACCGGCGATGCCGGCTGGCTGCGGGCCTTCCACGCGGTGGTGCCCCAGCTCGTGGGCGCGTTCCAGCCGGAAGTCATCGTCAGCCAGCACGGCTGCGATTCGCACCGCCTTGACCCGCTGGCCCACCTGAACATCAGCGTGGACGGCCAGCGTGAGGTGGCCACCGCCGTCGGGAATCTCGCTGCCCGGCACTGCGAGGGCCGCTGGATCGCCACTGGCGGCGGCGGATACAGCGTCACCGACGTTGTGCCGCGGTCCTGGAGCCACCTGATCGCCATCGCTGCCGGGCGTCCCGTTCCGCTCCGGACCCCGGTGCCGGAGGATTGGCGAGCCTATGTTGCGGACAAGTTCGGCAGAGACGCCCCGGGCCTGATGGGTGACGACGTGGACCTTTGGTGGCGGTCCTGGGAAGTGGGCTTTGACCCCAACGATGCTGTGGACCGCACCGTCATGGCCACCCGCAAAGCCGTTTTCCCGCTGCACGGCCTGGATCCCTGGTTCGACTGA
- a CDS encoding 30S ribosomal protein bS22: MGSVIKKRRKRMAKKKHRKLLRKTRHQRRNKK; the protein is encoded by the coding sequence GTGGGTTCAGTTATTAAGAAGCGTCGCAAGCGTATGGCCAAGAAGAAGCACCGCAAGTTGCTTCGTAAGACCCGTCACCAGCGCCGTAATAAGAAGTAG
- a CDS encoding HAD family phosphatase codes for MPEEKYVAVVTQPDALMQTGEAAFFDVDNTLMKGASLFHVARKMHQRGAFTLTQAAGFAWKQFKFVTRGENMDDVHAVRDSALTLVAGITVEDVKALGEEVYDEMIASRIWPGAKALAQQHLRVGRRVWLVTGTPIEVATVISTRLGLTGALGTVGEVSDGMYTGRLVGDILHGAAKAVAVRELADAEGLDLKRCWAYSDSYNDIPLLTLVGHPVAINPDAKLRRHARDNNWPVYDFRSGRRAATLGLKAATAGGAVYGLWRGYSRMRGPRI; via the coding sequence ATGCCCGAGGAGAAATACGTCGCTGTGGTGACCCAGCCGGATGCGTTGATGCAGACCGGCGAAGCCGCCTTTTTCGACGTCGATAACACCCTCATGAAGGGCGCCAGCCTTTTCCACGTTGCCCGCAAGATGCACCAGCGCGGCGCCTTTACGCTGACGCAGGCTGCAGGGTTCGCGTGGAAGCAGTTTAAATTTGTGACGCGTGGCGAGAACATGGACGACGTCCACGCTGTCCGCGATTCTGCCCTCACCCTCGTTGCCGGCATCACGGTGGAAGACGTCAAGGCCTTGGGCGAAGAGGTCTACGACGAAATGATCGCGTCCAGGATCTGGCCCGGCGCCAAGGCACTGGCGCAGCAACACCTCCGCGTGGGCCGGCGGGTCTGGCTGGTCACCGGCACCCCCATTGAGGTCGCCACGGTCATTTCCACCAGGCTGGGCCTGACAGGAGCCTTGGGAACGGTTGGCGAGGTTTCCGACGGCATGTACACCGGCCGCCTGGTGGGCGACATCCTGCACGGTGCAGCGAAGGCTGTGGCCGTCCGGGAACTGGCAGACGCCGAAGGCCTGGACCTGAAGCGATGCTGGGCCTACAGCGACTCATACAACGACATCCCGCTGCTGACCCTGGTAGGGCACCCGGTAGCCATCAACCCTGATGCCAAGCTCCGCCGCCACGCACGGGACAACAACTGGCCGGTCTACGACTTCCGTTCCGGTCGACGCGCAGCCACCTTGGGCCTCAAGGCAGCAACGGCCGGTGGCGCCGTGTACGGGCTCTGGCGCGGATACTCCCGGATGCGCGGCCCCCGCATTTAG
- a CDS encoding redox-sensing transcriptional repressor Rex, with protein MTSLDSSPQAVQGAGPDHRTQPVHGAQPTPSTEAAKQIPPAAVARLTIYLRALNTLLSDGVERVSSESLAEASGVSSSTLRKDLSYVGSYGTRGVGYEVQYLSRHISAALGLTHDWKVAIVGAGNLGKALARYGGFESRGFDVVAIFDADQMVVGNEVGWLRVSDAADMEAVLQRTGANMVVLALPATVAQAVCDRVVAAGVHSILSFAPVMLQVPEGVNLRKVDMATELQILAYHAQRAQTPDQSA; from the coding sequence GTGACATCACTGGATTCATCTCCCCAGGCTGTCCAAGGTGCAGGGCCTGACCACAGGACGCAGCCTGTCCACGGGGCACAGCCTACCCCGAGCACAGAGGCCGCCAAACAGATCCCGCCCGCAGCCGTGGCTCGGCTGACCATCTACCTGCGCGCCCTTAACACGCTGTTGTCCGACGGCGTCGAACGGGTATCTTCGGAATCCCTGGCGGAAGCATCGGGCGTGAGCTCGTCAACTCTCCGCAAGGACCTCTCTTATGTGGGCTCCTACGGCACGCGTGGCGTGGGCTACGAAGTGCAGTACCTGAGCCGCCACATCTCCGCGGCCCTGGGGCTGACCCACGACTGGAAGGTCGCCATTGTTGGCGCGGGTAACCTCGGCAAAGCCCTGGCCCGCTATGGCGGCTTCGAGTCCCGCGGTTTTGACGTGGTGGCCATTTTCGACGCCGACCAGATGGTGGTGGGCAACGAGGTGGGCTGGCTGCGGGTCAGCGACGCCGCGGACATGGAGGCGGTGCTGCAGCGGACGGGCGCCAATATGGTGGTCCTGGCGCTTCCGGCCACCGTGGCGCAGGCCGTGTGCGACCGCGTGGTGGCCGCCGGCGTCCACAGCATCCTCAGCTTCGCCCCCGTCATGCTCCAGGTCCCCGAGGGCGTGAACCTCCGCAAGGTGGACATGGCCACCGAGCTACAGATCCTCGCCTATCACGCACAACGGGCGCAGACCCCGGACCAGTCCGCCTAG